The following is a genomic window from Bacillus sp. V2I10.
CCGCTGTAAAGACGGTATCAGCCATAATCCTAAAGAATTTTCAACAATGGAGGATATCTCACTTGGAACGGAGCTATTATACAGAACGGCTATGAAAATGGCACTTGATTAATTTCCAGAGATGAAAGAACAAAACAACATCAATTCTTTTTGGCGCTTAAATGGATAAATATTCATTCCGGCGTTTTTTTTTATAAAATTATCGGTAAAGTCAATCAAGCCGGTGTATATTAATTCAATTTTAAAACGAATTGATTTTTATCGAATGGCCATTTTTGTGATCTAATATTCATTTTGACACAAGGTTTCCGATAAATCATAATGATTAATAAATGGTCAACCATCTTACATAAGGGGTGAAATAAAAATGAAGAAAAAAATTGCTCTATCATGGAGCGGCGGCAAAGATGGCTGTATGGCACTGCATAAGCTCATTGGCCAAGGTCATGAAATTGCCTGTCTTATAACCACTGTACCTGTTGAGCTTGAAAGAACGTTCGGACATGGTGAGAAAATGGAAGCAATACTAAAACAAAGCGAAGCCTTAGGTATTCCTGTACATTTTATTAGATGCACATTTAAAGGATATACTCAAAGTTTTATAGATTCACTTAAAGATTTGAAGAAGAAGTACCATCTTACAAGTGCAGCTTTCGGAGATTTATATCTTGATGAACACCGCAGCTGGGGAGAAAATGCGGCAGAATCAGCTGGCTTAGAAGCACTGTACCCTTTATGGATGAAGAAGGATGAAGCACCTCAAGCCCTTCATGCTTTTGCAGATAGCGGATACAAAGCAGTCATCATCAGAACTCAGGATGATGTGCTTGATGGGACATGGCTCGGCCAGGAAATTGATCAGCAGCTTATAGAAAGAATGAAGTCCACACAGATATGTCCAATGGGTGAGGCAGGAGAATATCATACCTTTGTGTATGATGGCCCGTTATTTAAGAAGCTGATCCAACTGCAATTTGGCGAGAGAATTCAAATGGAAACAACGACACGCCTGGAGCTTGAGGATTTTAGCTTAATCGAGAAATAGCCTGAATAAATAAGTTCTATTTCAGATTCAGGAAAAAGAAGTTGATGACATTTCCAGATTTATAGATTACAATGAACAAAAAATATGATTCTTTAAAAGTGCCTGATGTGATCAGGATAATAGGGAAACCGGTTAGAATCCGGTGCAGCCCCCGCTACTGTAAGCGCAGATTCATTGAGACGCCACTGACTTTTCAAGTTGGGAAGGTTCAATGAAAAATGAAGCGCAAGCCAGGAGACCTGCTTTTAATGATTGATTGCTTGTTTTTCGGTGGGAAGAATAAGTCAGGTACCCTTAGTGTGTGTGACTTTGCTTATTAAAGGCCTTGACTGACTTCCATTCAGTTCAAGGTCTTTTTTATGTTTATAGACAAAAAGAGGAGATGCGTGAATGACAGGAAATGATCAAAAAGGAAGATTGCTTGTTTATACGGGTAATGGCAAAGGAAAAACAACGGCATCCATCGGTCTTGCTGTCCGGGCGATTGGAAGAGATATGAAAGTATCCATCCTGCAGTTTATAAAATCACCTGAGAGAACCTATGGAGAAAAAAACGTGCTTGAAAAACTCAGCGGTGCTGAAATCCATCAGCTTGGAGCAGGATTCACTTGGACTAAAACACCTGATGTGCACCGGAAAGCGTTAAAATCAGCCTGGCAAATCGCTAAGGAAAAGATTTTGAGCGGTGATTATGATGTCGTTATTCTTGATGAAATCAATAATGCGCTTGCTATTCATACGTTTCCGATCGATGACGTCCTGCCTATTGAGGACGTCATACAGACAATTCAAAACCGGCCAAATCATGTTCACATTGTTTTGACTGGAAGAGATGCAAAGGATGAAATAAAAGAAATCGCTGACCTTGTGTCTGTTATCAATGTTGAAAAGCACTACTATGAAGAAGGTGTAGATGCCATATATGGGATTGAATACTAATGAGCAAAAAACATTAAAACTGATGATTCAGGGTACACACTCTGACGCTGGAAAAAGCATGCTCGTCACGGCACTATGCCGGATATTTCGAGAGGATGGCTATCAAACAGCGCCCTTTAAATCACAAAATATGGCTCTGAATTCTTACATTACGAGTGATGGCAAGGAAATAGGCAGAGCTCAGGGAATTCAGGCGGAAGCTGCCGGAATTGAAGCCACAACTGATATGAATCCTATCCTAATTAAACCTTCAAAAGAGACGGAATCTCAGGTCGTGTTTCACGGGAAGCCCTATGCAAATATGAAGGCATCCGAGTACAGAGAGGACTTTTTCAAGTTAGGCCTTGCGGCGATCAAAGAATCGCTGAGGAAGCTGTCGAACAAATACGAGGTCATTGTGATAGAAGGCGCAGGTTCACCTGCAGAAGTTAATTTAAATGACCGTGAGCTTGTCAATATGAGAGTAGCAGCAATTGCAGAAGCTCCAGTGATTTTAATCGGAGATATTGACAAAGGAGGCGTTTTCGCCAGTCTGGTCGGGACCCTTCAGCTCATTAGCGAGTGTGACCGCAAGCGGATTATTGGTGTCATTATAAATAAATTCAGAGGGGACCTTTCACTGCTTCAGCCGGGATTGGACTGGTTTGAAGAATATACGGGGCTTCCGGTACTTGGAGTTGTTCCCTTTTTGCCTGACCTTGAAATAGATGGGGAAGATTCCCTTGTTTTAAGCCAGTATTCAAACGGTACCAATCACGATGCAGAACTTGACGTCGCTGTCCTTTCTTATCCGAGATTATCCAACTTTACAGATATTGATCCGTTAAGACTGGAGCCTGATGTGAATATCCGTTTTGTTAAAAAAGCTGCGCATTTTGGAAGTCCAGATCTCATCATTTTGCCTGGAACGAAAAACACAGCTGAAGACCTGCTGTTTCTTAAGGAGACAGGACTCTTTGACAAAATAAGATCTGCTTATGAAAAAGGAACTCAACTAGCAGGCATTTGCGGAGGCTTTCAAATGCTCGGCGAAAAGCTGATGGATCCAAACGGTGTTGAATCAAATCATCAGGAACTCGGTGGACTTGGTATTTTTCCTGTCCGTACAACCATCTATTCCGAAAAGAAAACCATCCGCTCAGAGGGCTATTGCTCACTAAAAGATTTTGGCAGAATTTCTTTATCAGGGTATGAGATCCATATGGGACAAACAGCAAAAACAAGAAAAGTAGATCCTTTTTCAGTCCTCTCCGGAACAGAGGAAGGCTGTACCGCTCGAGATGGCCAGGTGTTCGGCACGTACTTGCATGATGTTTTTCATAACGATGAATTCAGATGGCTTTATTTGAATAAGCTGCGCCAGAAAAAAGGCCTGAAGCCGATTGAGCGCTCGCTCCGCTTTCGTTCTTTTAAAGAAAGCGAATACGACAGACTTGCTGCCCACGTTAAAGGCTCTATTGAAATGAAAAAGATATATTCAGCAATGAAAACGTTTTTTAAAAAGGAGGAGAATTAGAAATGATTGATATTTATCAGCAGATAGATGCAATAGAGCCTGTCAGTAAACAAAAAGGGATTGAAGCTTTAGCCTACATACATTCCTTAACAAAGCCAATGAACAGTCTTGGAGAAATAGAAAAAATTGCTGTGCAGCTTTCAGAAATCACAACTGATGTAAAACCTGAAGTATTTCCCCCGGGTGTAATCGTCTTTGCTGCAGACCACGGAGTAGCAGAGGAAGGAGTCTCTGCTTATCCTCAAGAGGTGACTTCTCAGATGGTAAACAATTTTCTGAGCGGAGGGGCAGCCATAAACGTTTTTACTAAACGGATAAATGGGTTACTGGAAATCGTGGATGCAGGAGTGAAAACAGATATTCCAGGAGTCCGTTCTGAAAAGGTCAGCTATGGAACAAAAAACTTCGCGGTTGAACCTGCCATGACAAGAAAAGAAGCACTCCGTTCACTGGAATTGGGAATGGAAAGGGCTGAAGCTATGATTAATAATGGCGCAA
Proteins encoded in this region:
- a CDS encoding diphthine--ammonia ligase, encoding MKKKIALSWSGGKDGCMALHKLIGQGHEIACLITTVPVELERTFGHGEKMEAILKQSEALGIPVHFIRCTFKGYTQSFIDSLKDLKKKYHLTSAAFGDLYLDEHRSWGENAAESAGLEALYPLWMKKDEAPQALHAFADSGYKAVIIRTQDDVLDGTWLGQEIDQQLIERMKSTQICPMGEAGEYHTFVYDGPLFKKLIQLQFGERIQMETTTRLELEDFSLIEK
- a CDS encoding cobyric acid synthase, producing the protein MGLNTNEQKTLKLMIQGTHSDAGKSMLVTALCRIFREDGYQTAPFKSQNMALNSYITSDGKEIGRAQGIQAEAAGIEATTDMNPILIKPSKETESQVVFHGKPYANMKASEYREDFFKLGLAAIKESLRKLSNKYEVIVIEGAGSPAEVNLNDRELVNMRVAAIAEAPVILIGDIDKGGVFASLVGTLQLISECDRKRIIGVIINKFRGDLSLLQPGLDWFEEYTGLPVLGVVPFLPDLEIDGEDSLVLSQYSNGTNHDAELDVAVLSYPRLSNFTDIDPLRLEPDVNIRFVKKAAHFGSPDLIILPGTKNTAEDLLFLKETGLFDKIRSAYEKGTQLAGICGGFQMLGEKLMDPNGVESNHQELGGLGIFPVRTTIYSEKKTIRSEGYCSLKDFGRISLSGYEIHMGQTAKTRKVDPFSVLSGTEEGCTARDGQVFGTYLHDVFHNDEFRWLYLNKLRQKKGLKPIERSLRFRSFKESEYDRLAAHVKGSIEMKKIYSAMKTFFKKEEN
- a CDS encoding cob(I)yrinic acid a,c-diamide adenosyltransferase, which translates into the protein MTGNDQKGRLLVYTGNGKGKTTASIGLAVRAIGRDMKVSILQFIKSPERTYGEKNVLEKLSGAEIHQLGAGFTWTKTPDVHRKALKSAWQIAKEKILSGDYDVVILDEINNALAIHTFPIDDVLPIEDVIQTIQNRPNHVHIVLTGRDAKDEIKEIADLVSVINVEKHYYEEGVDAIYGIEY